One window of Trichocoleus sp. genomic DNA carries:
- a CDS encoding ammonium transporter, which translates to MLKKFLLTTLLALLFSSSSWVGTALAQAPDANPINSGDTSFMLICAALVLFMTPGLAFFYGGLVRSHNVLNTMMMSFMVMGLIGVTWVLWGYSLAFSLTKEALNSSGFAQGIESLVGNLNWAFLNGVSFDAPDPIGYAPTIPHQVFMIYQMMFALITPALISGAIVERVSFKAYFWFILLWSTLIYSPLAHWVWGRGFIGGLGALDFAGGTVVHISSGVSALVAVWMIGPRRTYPSQPTIPHNVPFVMLGIGILWLGWFGFNAGSALSAGSLATVAFVATAVSACAGGLTWMILEWVLRGKPTAIGIASGFLAGLVGITPAAGFVTPIGAILIGSITAVCCFFAVSIRAKLQFDDSLDTYPIHGVGGTIGAILTGIFATKTVNAAGDNGLLFGNPVQLWEQLEGVIVTYVFAAVGTFVIIKVLSMFMELRVKPETEYQGLDVHQHGEEAYGEEFASGFVPTGVGSDDTPSMKQV; encoded by the coding sequence GTGTTGAAGAAATTCCTGCTTACCACATTGCTTGCTCTGTTGTTCTCCAGTAGCTCCTGGGTTGGAACTGCATTAGCACAAGCTCCTGATGCAAACCCCATTAATTCGGGGGACACGTCGTTCATGCTCATTTGCGCTGCTCTGGTTCTCTTTATGACACCAGGCTTAGCGTTTTTCTACGGCGGTTTAGTGCGCTCGCACAATGTCCTTAATACCATGATGATGAGTTTCATGGTCATGGGGCTGATTGGCGTGACTTGGGTGCTATGGGGCTATAGCCTCGCGTTCTCATTGACGAAAGAGGCATTAAATTCCTCAGGTTTTGCTCAAGGGATTGAATCCCTGGTTGGGAATCTGAATTGGGCATTCCTGAACGGAGTTAGCTTTGATGCTCCTGACCCGATCGGTTATGCACCGACCATTCCGCATCAGGTCTTCATGATTTACCAGATGATGTTTGCTCTGATCACCCCAGCACTAATTTCAGGGGCGATCGTGGAGCGCGTCAGTTTCAAAGCCTACTTCTGGTTTATTTTGCTCTGGTCAACCCTGATCTATTCGCCGTTGGCGCACTGGGTCTGGGGTCGGGGTTTCATTGGCGGATTGGGAGCGCTTGATTTTGCAGGTGGCACAGTCGTCCACATCAGTTCTGGGGTTTCAGCCCTGGTTGCAGTCTGGATGATTGGCCCGAGGAGAACTTATCCAAGCCAACCGACGATTCCTCATAATGTGCCTTTTGTCATGTTGGGCATTGGCATTCTCTGGCTTGGCTGGTTTGGGTTTAATGCTGGCAGCGCTTTGAGTGCAGGCAGTCTCGCAACAGTTGCTTTTGTGGCAACCGCAGTCTCAGCCTGTGCGGGTGGATTGACCTGGATGATTTTAGAATGGGTGCTGCGGGGTAAGCCTACCGCGATCGGTATTGCCAGCGGCTTTCTGGCAGGTCTAGTCGGTATTACGCCTGCGGCGGGGTTTGTTACTCCCATCGGTGCAATTCTTATTGGCTCAATTACAGCAGTCTGCTGTTTCTTTGCAGTGAGTATTCGTGCCAAGCTTCAATTCGATGATTCACTTGATACTTATCCCATTCATGGTGTCGGCGGAACAATAGGCGCAATTTTGACAGGGATCTTCGCAACGAAGACGGTCAATGCAGCAGGAGATAATGGATTACTTTTCGGAAATCCTGTCCAGCTCTGGGAGCAGTTGGAAGGGGTAATCGTTACTTACGTGTTTGCGGCAGTCGGTACATTTGTCATCATCAAAGTTCTGAGTATGTTTATGGAGCTGCGCGTCAAGCCAGAAACCGAATACCAGGGATTGGATGTGCATCAGCATGGAGAAGAAGCGTACGGAGAAGAGTTTGCTTCTGGATTTGTTCCTACTGGAGTGGGTTCTGATGATACTCCATCCATGAAACAGGTTTAG
- a CDS encoding hybrid sensor histidine kinase/response regulator, which translates to MSGKPAKPLADILIVDDVPDNLLLLSSLLTEYGYKVRKVVTGESALAEAQASPPDLILLDIMMPQMDGYEVCRRLKANQKVQHVPVIFLSARNEAADKVEGFSSGGVDYITKPFNLEEVIARVQNQLRISRLQQSLRQEVRDRIEAQSALEALNQDLENRVKARTAELQQRNEQLLLLQAQLKEALVQEHALNELKSQLLTTISHEFSTPLSIIATASEILKLNRDEADDVKDDRWFQMISDSVNRINQTLKNTMTLTTAESQAIQFCPEPTDLTQWCRNLIENWKLPPDSLHRLDLVVTKEAMPLVSIDVTLMQQLVSNLIQNAIRFSPEGGSVTLQITYQPTQVILSIQDQGIGIPDAEQSQVFDQFFRASNANSVPGTPGAGLGLAVVQWIVKLHHGSVAIDSSLHQGTTVKVMLPRTQAIIP; encoded by the coding sequence ATGAGCGGCAAACCTGCAAAGCCATTGGCAGACATTCTGATTGTTGACGACGTGCCAGACAATTTACTTTTGTTGTCTAGCTTGTTAACAGAATATGGTTACAAGGTACGCAAAGTGGTAACCGGTGAGAGTGCTCTGGCTGAGGCTCAAGCCAGTCCGCCTGATTTGATTTTGCTAGATATTATGATGCCTCAGATGGATGGCTATGAAGTTTGTCGGCGGCTCAAGGCAAATCAAAAGGTTCAGCATGTTCCAGTCATTTTCTTGAGTGCCCGAAATGAGGCTGCCGATAAAGTTGAGGGGTTCAGTAGTGGCGGCGTAGACTATATTACCAAGCCTTTTAATTTAGAAGAGGTAATTGCGAGAGTCCAGAATCAGCTTCGGATTAGCAGATTGCAGCAGTCACTTCGTCAGGAGGTGCGCGATCGGATCGAAGCACAAAGTGCATTAGAAGCCCTAAATCAGGATCTGGAAAACAGAGTGAAAGCGAGAACGGCTGAACTGCAACAGCGCAATGAACAGCTTTTGTTGTTGCAAGCTCAGTTGAAAGAGGCACTTGTACAAGAACATGCGCTCAATGAACTGAAGTCACAATTACTCACAACCATTTCTCATGAGTTTAGTACTCCCCTTTCCATCATTGCGACTGCATCTGAAATTTTGAAGCTCAACCGCGACGAGGCGGATGATGTAAAGGACGACCGCTGGTTTCAAATGATTAGCGATAGCGTCAACCGGATTAATCAGACGCTCAAAAACACAATGACGCTGACAACAGCCGAATCTCAAGCGATCCAATTCTGCCCAGAACCGACCGACCTAACGCAGTGGTGTCGCAATCTGATAGAAAACTGGAAACTACCGCCAGACAGTCTTCATCGTCTAGATTTGGTTGTTACGAAGGAGGCAATGCCCCTGGTTTCGATCGATGTCACCTTAATGCAGCAATTAGTCAGCAACCTGATCCAAAATGCGATCCGCTTTTCTCCAGAAGGCGGTTCAGTAACGCTGCAAATCACCTATCAGCCTACTCAGGTTATTCTCAGTATTCAAGACCAGGGAATTGGGATTCCTGATGCGGAGCAGAGCCAAGTCTTTGATCAGTTTTTTCGAGCCAGTAACGCTAATTCCGTTCCAGGTACGCCGGGGGCAGGGCTAGGGTTAGCAGTTGTTCAGTGGATTGTGAAACTGCATCATGGCAGTGTGGCGATCGATAGTAGCCTGCATCAGGGCACGACTGTAAAAGTGATGTTGCCCCGCACTCAAGCGATCATCCCTTAA
- a CDS encoding UDP-glucose/GDP-mannose dehydrogenase family protein, with amino-acid sequence MRVCVIGTGYVGLVTGVCLSHIGHHVVCVDNNEEKVKLMQSGQSPIFEPGLSEIMQSSIQAGRIEFTTDLGAGVNHGDILFIAVGTPPLPTGESDTRYVEAVARGIGANLNGGYKVIVNKSTVPIGSGDWVRMIVLDGVAERQQALVGAGSSNVTEAKPAFDVVSNPEFLREGSAVYDTFNPDRIVLGSNNPKAISMMKELYAPIVSREFAEEKSLPTIPVVVTDLSSAEMIKYAANAFLATKISFINEVANICDRVGADVTQVAKGIGLDSRIGNKFLQAGIGWGGSCFPKDVSALIHTADDYGYEAQLLKAAVTVNHRQRLIAVEKLQQVLKILKGKTVGLLGLTFKPDTDDMRDAPALDLIEQLHRLGAKVKAYDPLVAQSGMRHGLSNVHVETDPERLADGCDALVLVTDWKQFATLDYEKMAQLMIHPVMIDGRNFLNQEVLEKAGFRYVGIGR; translated from the coding sequence ATGCGTGTTTGTGTCATCGGCACTGGATATGTCGGTCTGGTTACGGGTGTTTGCTTATCGCACATTGGGCATCACGTTGTCTGCGTTGATAATAACGAAGAGAAAGTGAAGCTGATGCAGTCCGGACAGTCACCGATCTTTGAACCTGGGCTGTCTGAGATCATGCAAAGCTCCATTCAAGCAGGACGCATCGAATTCACCACTGATCTGGGTGCAGGTGTCAATCATGGCGATATTCTGTTTATTGCTGTAGGCACACCGCCCCTGCCGACTGGAGAAAGTGACACGCGTTATGTAGAAGCCGTTGCTCGAGGAATTGGAGCAAATCTGAATGGCGGCTATAAAGTCATTGTCAATAAGTCCACTGTGCCGATCGGTTCCGGTGACTGGGTACGGATGATTGTGCTGGATGGTGTTGCAGAAAGACAACAAGCTTTAGTGGGAGCAGGCAGCAGCAACGTAACGGAAGCAAAGCCAGCGTTTGATGTGGTGAGCAATCCAGAATTTCTGCGAGAAGGCTCAGCCGTTTACGATACCTTCAACCCCGATCGCATTGTTTTGGGCAGCAACAACCCCAAGGCAATCAGCATGATGAAAGAACTCTATGCACCGATCGTTTCGCGGGAGTTTGCTGAAGAGAAATCACTACCGACTATTCCAGTGGTTGTGACAGATTTAAGTTCGGCAGAAATGATCAAATATGCCGCAAATGCTTTTCTGGCAACCAAAATCAGCTTCATTAACGAAGTGGCGAATATCTGCGATCGAGTTGGTGCAGATGTTACCCAGGTAGCAAAAGGCATCGGTCTTGACTCTCGAATTGGCAATAAATTTTTGCAAGCTGGGATTGGCTGGGGGGGTTCCTGCTTCCCGAAAGATGTATCTGCGCTGATTCACACTGCAGATGACTATGGCTATGAAGCACAGTTGTTGAAGGCAGCAGTGACGGTCAACCATCGGCAACGTCTGATCGCAGTTGAAAAGCTCCAGCAGGTTCTGAAGATCTTGAAGGGCAAAACAGTCGGTTTATTAGGTCTGACGTTCAAGCCGGATACCGACGACATGCGCGATGCCCCTGCACTCGACTTGATTGAACAACTGCATCGGTTGGGAGCAAAGGTTAAAGCTTACGATCCGCTGGTGGCACAAAGCGGAATGCGGCATGGGCTGTCAAATGTGCATGTAGAGACGGATCCAGAGCGTTTAGCAGACGGCTGTGATGCGCTGGTTTTAGTCACGGATTGGAAACAGTTTGCGACATTAGACTATGAAAAAATGGCGCAGCTGATGATACATCCCGTCATGATTGATGGTCGAAATTTCCTTAACCAAGAAGTACTGGAGAAAGCAGGCTTCCGCTATGTGGGTATCGGTCGTTAA
- the dprA gene encoding DNA-processing protein DprA, with protein MTEERAFWVAWSQITGIGPILLRRLHQHFETLEAAWTASPEELQCVEGFGWQTIETITNARSHVNPAALLQQHEQDNPCFWTPADAGYPHLLLEIADPPAVVYYHGAVDPGETQGITPTVAIVGTRSPSEYGKRWTRKLTLALAQAGFTIVSGLADGIDTIAHQACLEVGGRTIAVLGTGVDVVYPWRNRELAKQIPHQGLLLSEYPAGTQPDRVHFPRRNRIIAGLSRVTLVLEAPERSGALITARLANDYGREVYALPASLDNPRGRGCLDLLSQGAGMILGETELLETLASLPQFIQPKRSSDQLSLLDLQPQQHSTPKPPLQLDPALQQVLQAISPEPISFDRVVQQAGLATATVSSALAQLELMELVTQLPGMRYQKT; from the coding sequence TTGACGGAAGAACGGGCTTTTTGGGTCGCTTGGTCACAAATTACGGGTATTGGTCCCATCCTGCTGCGTCGCTTGCATCAGCATTTTGAGACACTCGAAGCTGCCTGGACTGCATCCCCAGAGGAACTTCAGTGCGTAGAAGGCTTTGGCTGGCAGACGATCGAAACGATTACGAATGCGCGGTCACATGTTAATCCTGCAGCCCTCTTGCAGCAGCATGAGCAAGATAATCCCTGCTTTTGGACACCAGCAGACGCAGGCTATCCCCACTTGCTGCTCGAAATTGCTGATCCTCCGGCAGTGGTTTACTATCATGGCGCAGTTGATCCAGGCGAAACTCAGGGCATAACCCCAACTGTAGCGATCGTCGGGACGCGCAGCCCTTCAGAGTATGGCAAACGCTGGACGCGCAAACTCACCCTTGCCTTAGCACAAGCCGGGTTTACGATCGTTTCTGGTCTGGCAGATGGCATTGATACGATCGCGCATCAGGCTTGCCTAGAAGTCGGTGGACGGACGATCGCCGTTTTAGGCACAGGGGTTGATGTTGTTTACCCTTGGCGCAATCGGGAGCTTGCCAAACAAATTCCTCATCAAGGGCTGCTCCTCAGCGAATATCCAGCAGGCACTCAGCCCGATCGAGTTCATTTTCCACGTCGAAACCGAATTATTGCAGGCTTGAGTCGGGTAACACTCGTGCTAGAAGCCCCTGAGCGATCGGGAGCACTGATTACAGCTCGGCTGGCAAATGACTATGGGCGAGAGGTCTATGCCTTGCCTGCATCTCTCGATAACCCGAGGGGGCGAGGCTGTCTCGACCTTTTATCTCAAGGAGCCGGGATGATTTTAGGAGAAACCGAGCTGCTAGAAACCCTTGCAAGCCTCCCTCAGTTCATCCAGCCTAAACGATCGTCTGATCAGCTTTCACTTTTAGATCTTCAGCCTCAGCAACATTCCACGCCCAAACCGCCACTTCAACTCGACCCTGCACTTCAGCAGGTGCTTCAAGCCATTTCTCCAGAGCCGATCAGCTTCGATCGAGTTGTGCAGCAAGCAGGTTTAGCAACCGCAACGGTATCAAGTGCCCTCGCTCAGCTTGAGTTAATGGAACTTGTTACTCAATTACCAGGAATGCGGTATCAAAAAACTTAA
- a CDS encoding SAM-dependent chlorinase/fluorinase, translating into MPADRLITLLTDFGLNDVYVGVMKGVIAQINPALQVIDLTHQIPPQNIASAQFNLLNAYPYFPAGTVHTAVVDPGVGGNRRAIAIELEDGFLVGPDNGLFTGLIEQKSIVQAISLTNQQYWRVPKPSNTFHGRDIFAAVAAHLACDVPVAKLGEPIDPDSLVQQPISLLKTTASGYTGIIQHIDRFGNAITNIPESLVRDKNWSVVLHKRTIPGSQSYGSVEPGTPVALVGSHGWIELAINGGDAHFQLRLNWGDEVQVLIQ; encoded by the coding sequence ATGCCTGCCGATCGACTCATTACTCTACTCACCGATTTTGGCTTAAATGATGTATACGTCGGCGTGATGAAGGGAGTGATCGCTCAAATCAATCCAGCGCTTCAAGTGATTGACCTGACTCACCAAATTCCGCCTCAAAATATTGCTTCTGCTCAATTTAACCTGCTCAATGCCTACCCTTATTTTCCGGCAGGAACGGTGCATACTGCAGTCGTTGATCCAGGAGTTGGGGGTAATCGTCGGGCGATTGCGATCGAGCTAGAAGATGGTTTTCTCGTTGGTCCTGATAACGGGCTTTTCACCGGGCTCATCGAGCAAAAATCGATCGTTCAAGCAATCAGTTTGACAAATCAGCAGTATTGGCGCGTGCCCAAACCTAGCAATACATTTCACGGACGAGATATCTTTGCGGCAGTGGCAGCCCATTTGGCTTGCGATGTCCCTGTAGCAAAGTTAGGCGAGCCGATCGATCCAGACTCGCTGGTTCAACAGCCCATTTCCCTGCTGAAAACAACCGCCTCTGGCTATACCGGCATCATTCAGCACATCGATCGTTTTGGCAACGCGATCACAAATATTCCAGAATCGCTCGTGCGTGACAAAAATTGGTCGGTAGTGCTCCATAAGCGCACAATACCAGGCAGTCAGAGCTATGGCAGCGTTGAACCAGGCACCCCAGTTGCTTTAGTTGGGAGTCACGGCTGGATTGAACTTGCCATTAATGGTGGTGATGCTCATTTTCAATTGCGGTTGAACTGGGGCGACGAAGTGCAGGTGTTGATCCAATAG
- the nfi gene encoding deoxyribonuclease V (cleaves DNA at apurinic or apyrimidinic sites), which yields MEIQQRHEWNLTPQAAIDLQQVLRTEIITADQLGEVQFVAGIDVGFEDEGKTTRAAIVVLTFPDLQLHEQTIARRPTTFPYIPGLLSFREVPAVLDALEKLQTVPDLLLCDGQGTAHPRRLGIACHIGLVTQLPAIGVGKSLLVGKHEEVPDQKGAWTPLMHKGETIGAALRTRMGTKPLYISPGHRISLTTSIDYVLRCTIKYRLPETTRYAHKLASETPADALPLENKQLNLGLL from the coding sequence ATGGAAATTCAGCAACGTCACGAATGGAACCTCACCCCTCAAGCCGCAATCGACCTACAACAGGTACTCCGTACCGAAATTATTACAGCCGATCAATTGGGCGAAGTTCAGTTTGTTGCTGGCATTGATGTCGGCTTTGAAGATGAAGGTAAGACCACGCGTGCCGCGATTGTTGTTCTGACGTTTCCCGATTTGCAATTGCACGAACAAACGATCGCCCGTCGCCCCACTACATTTCCCTACATTCCAGGGTTGCTTTCATTTCGAGAAGTACCAGCCGTTTTAGATGCCCTGGAAAAACTGCAAACCGTTCCTGATCTACTGCTCTGTGATGGACAAGGAACCGCCCATCCACGTCGGCTGGGAATTGCCTGCCACATTGGGCTAGTTACCCAGCTACCTGCAATTGGCGTTGGTAAATCATTACTGGTTGGCAAACATGAGGAAGTTCCAGACCAAAAAGGTGCATGGACACCTCTAATGCACAAAGGCGAAACGATCGGGGCTGCTTTGAGAACTCGCATGGGCACGAAACCGCTCTACATTTCTCCCGGACATCGAATCAGTTTAACCACCTCAATCGATTACGTCTTACGCTGTACAATTAAATATCGTCTTCCCGAAACCACCCGCTACGCTCATAAACTTGCCTCCGAAACCCCTGCTGATGCACTCCCGCTAGAAAACAAACAGCTCAACCTTGGGCTTTTGTAG
- a CDS encoding DUF2301 domain-containing membrane protein has translation MATQAMAQAIEPIYQGQFGEFIITSDDRRSVIIYRSGLMIAALSFAIGSALVLWQSDNAVIQSLLTPLFASFTIGLGISLFTIHIYLAALHRTLQIFWGIGTIASLLVAYFSPEPFALTAYHYPLTILGIGFTFAALTGIFFKEAFCFNRLETKLLTPIVPLLLLGHLSGILPATWEQILLGLWAALFVIFALRKAFQAIPPDIGDKSVFVYLKQKSTPA, from the coding sequence ATGGCAACGCAGGCAATGGCTCAAGCGATCGAACCCATCTATCAAGGGCAATTCGGTGAATTTATCATCACATCAGACGATCGACGCAGCGTCATTATCTACCGCAGTGGACTGATGATTGCTGCCCTCAGTTTTGCGATCGGTAGCGCACTGGTTTTGTGGCAGAGTGACAATGCCGTCATCCAATCCTTGCTCACCCCCCTGTTTGCCAGTTTCACGATCGGCTTAGGAATCAGCCTGTTCACGATTCACATCTATCTGGCAGCCCTACACCGGACGCTGCAAATCTTTTGGGGAATTGGGACGATCGCCTCTCTCCTGGTTGCTTATTTCAGCCCTGAACCCTTTGCCCTTACTGCCTATCACTATCCTCTTACCATCCTTGGGATTGGCTTCACCTTCGCTGCCCTTACCGGAATTTTCTTTAAGGAAGCCTTCTGCTTCAATCGGCTCGAAACCAAACTCCTCACACCGATCGTTCCCCTGCTCCTCCTCGGACATCTCTCAGGCATTCTTCCAGCAACCTGGGAACAAATCCTTCTCGGACTTTGGGCAGCCCTGTTCGTTATCTTCGCTCTCCGCAAAGCTTTCCAGGCAATCCCCCCTGACATCGGTGACAAAAGCGTTTTCGTCTACCTGAAGCAAAAATCTACTCCGGCTTAA
- a CDS encoding UDP-glucuronic acid decarboxylase family protein, which translates to MRILVTGGAGFIGSHLIDRLMAQGHEILCLDNFYTGHKRNILQWLDHPNFELIRHDITEPIRLEVEQIYHLACPASPVHYQYNPVKTIKTNVMGTLNMLGLAKRVKARFLLASTSEVYGDPEMHPQTEEYRGNVNPIGIRSCYDEGKRVAETLAFDYHRQNDVEIRVARIFNTYGPRMLENDGRVVSNFVVQTLQGKPITIYGDGSQTRSFCYVSDLVEGLMRLMNGDFVGPINLGNPDEYTILELAQTVQQMVNPDVSLDFKPLPQDDPRRRKPDITRAKTHLNWQPTIPLKDGLALTIEDFRARSTAAPANEAIDQLVKTQTNS; encoded by the coding sequence ATGCGAATTCTTGTGACAGGTGGTGCGGGCTTCATTGGCTCCCATCTCATTGATCGTTTAATGGCACAGGGACATGAAATCCTCTGCCTGGATAACTTCTACACAGGGCACAAGCGGAATATTCTGCAATGGTTAGATCATCCCAATTTTGAATTGATCCGCCATGATATTACCGAACCAATTCGTCTAGAAGTCGAGCAGATTTATCACCTTGCTTGTCCGGCTTCTCCTGTTCACTATCAGTACAACCCCGTCAAGACCATCAAAACAAATGTGATGGGAACACTCAATATGCTGGGTTTAGCAAAGCGGGTTAAAGCACGCTTCCTTCTAGCATCCACGTCAGAGGTCTACGGCGATCCAGAAATGCATCCGCAAACCGAAGAATATCGCGGTAATGTCAACCCGATCGGTATTCGTAGCTGCTACGACGAGGGCAAACGGGTTGCAGAGACTCTAGCGTTTGACTACCACCGACAAAATGATGTTGAGATTCGCGTTGCTCGTATCTTTAACACCTATGGTCCTCGGATGTTGGAAAACGATGGTCGAGTCGTGAGCAACTTCGTCGTGCAGACGCTTCAAGGAAAGCCAATCACTATCTATGGCGATGGCTCCCAAACTCGCAGCTTCTGCTACGTGTCTGACTTGGTAGAAGGGCTGATGCGGCTGATGAATGGTGATTTTGTTGGTCCGATAAACCTGGGCAATCCAGATGAATACACAATTCTGGAGCTGGCTCAAACCGTGCAGCAGATGGTTAATCCCGATGTATCACTCGACTTCAAACCACTGCCACAGGACGATCCCCGTCGCCGCAAACCCGATATTACTCGGGCAAAAACGCATTTGAACTGGCAACCCACTATTCCACTAAAAGATGGGCTGGCTTTGACGATTGAAGATTTTCGCGCCAGATCGACTGCTGCTCCAGCAAATGAAGCGATCGATCAGCTTGTGAAAACTCAAACCAATTCTTGA
- a CDS encoding chlorophyll a/b-binding protein, which yields MSSPQTTDSTSSATPSEVPQVEPAFGWTSYAEVINGRFAMIGFVALLILELFTQQDFFTWLGLR from the coding sequence ATGAGTTCTCCCCAAACTACTGATTCAACCTCATCAGCAACACCCTCTGAAGTTCCTCAAGTTGAGCCTGCTTTTGGTTGGACATCTTATGCAGAGGTCATCAACGGTCGATTTGCCATGATTGGCTTCGTTGCCTTATTAATTCTGGAGTTGTTTACGCAGCAGGATTTCTTTACCTGGCTCGGCTTACGCTAA
- the murD gene encoding UDP-N-acetylmuramoyl-L-alanine--D-glutamate ligase, whose translation MPSAFVMGLGKSGVAAARLLKRQGWQVTVTDRNTAESLRPVRQALEAEGITVHVGYQLEPDPALMQQIVVSPGVPWDVSALVKAREMGIETIGEIELAWRSLQTKPWVGITGTNGKTTTTALVAAIFQSAGLNAPACGNIGYAACELALGDYPDWVIAELSSYQIEASATVAPQIGVWTTFTPDHLNRHKTLENYYNIKAHLLNQSRYQVLNGDDPYLRETAFHQWQDAYWTSVSGKANLPGHPDRGAYIEAGWVVIQAEPIVPVAALQMVGNHNQQNLLMAVLTAHLAGIEKAAIDHAIRTFPGVPHRLEQICTWNGIDFINDSKATNYDAAQVGLAAVEAPAILIAGGEAKEGDDTEWLRTIQAKAAAVLLIGNAAPTFADRLKQVDYSSTEIVETMERAIPRAAELGKQLGAKVVLLSPACASFDQYPNFEQRGDHFRQLCQMLIGDE comes from the coding sequence ATGCCTAGTGCCTTCGTCATGGGTCTTGGAAAGTCAGGCGTTGCTGCCGCACGGTTGCTGAAGCGACAAGGTTGGCAAGTCACAGTGACAGACCGCAATACTGCTGAATCTTTGCGTCCAGTTCGGCAGGCGCTTGAAGCAGAGGGCATTACAGTCCACGTGGGCTATCAGCTTGAGCCTGATCCAGCCTTGATGCAGCAGATCGTTGTCAGTCCAGGAGTGCCGTGGGATGTCTCAGCGCTTGTTAAAGCAAGAGAAATGGGGATTGAGACAATTGGCGAAATTGAACTGGCTTGGCGATCGCTTCAAACTAAGCCCTGGGTGGGAATCACTGGTACAAATGGCAAAACTACGACGACTGCGCTCGTTGCGGCAATCTTTCAATCTGCTGGGTTGAACGCCCCTGCCTGCGGCAATATTGGCTATGCTGCCTGTGAACTAGCGCTGGGCGATTATCCGGATTGGGTGATTGCAGAACTGAGTAGTTACCAGATTGAAGCTTCTGCTACAGTGGCTCCCCAAATTGGAGTTTGGACAACCTTCACTCCTGATCACCTGAACCGCCACAAAACTCTAGAAAACTATTACAACATCAAGGCGCATTTATTGAACCAGTCGCGCTATCAGGTGTTGAATGGTGATGATCCTTATTTACGCGAGACTGCTTTTCATCAGTGGCAGGATGCTTACTGGACTAGCGTTTCTGGCAAAGCAAATCTACCAGGGCATCCCGACCGAGGTGCCTACATCGAAGCGGGTTGGGTCGTGATTCAAGCAGAACCGATCGTTCCTGTTGCCGCACTGCAAATGGTAGGAAATCACAATCAGCAAAATTTATTGATGGCAGTGCTAACGGCTCACCTAGCAGGAATTGAGAAAGCAGCGATCGATCATGCTATCCGAACGTTTCCTGGTGTACCGCATCGATTGGAACAAATCTGTACCTGGAACGGCATTGATTTCATCAACGATAGCAAAGCGACCAATTACGATGCAGCCCAAGTTGGCTTAGCAGCAGTTGAGGCTCCGGCAATTTTAATTGCAGGTGGTGAAGCCAAAGAAGGAGATGATACAGAGTGGCTTAGGACAATTCAGGCAAAAGCAGCAGCCGTCTTGTTGATTGGCAACGCTGCACCCACATTTGCCGATCGCCTGAAGCAAGTAGACTATTCCTCGACAGAAATTGTGGAAACGATGGAACGTGCTATTCCTCGCGCCGCAGAATTAGGGAAACAGCTTGGTGCAAAGGTCGTTTTACTGTCGCCTGCTTGTGCCAGCTTTGACCAATATCCCAACTTTGAACAGCGAGGCGATCACTTTCGTCAATTGTGCCAAATGCTGATAGGAGATGAGTAG
- a CDS encoding RNA methyltransferase: MAEQTEFDRSVERQSYDSLPRHPLIICASLVQNPANLGALCRTVEAFRLVSLVLADQAIVQTSPFRNLAASTHYWQPIEICPIAQLSEWIVQQRQMGYSPIALDTQPTAIPLTQFAFPQTTILILGQELTGIPEAVLAQCDRAVTIPQYGLVESLNVQTAAAIAIYQYVQQWGMERSKAAKLLEQPITERSDEKD, translated from the coding sequence ATGGCAGAACAGACAGAATTCGATCGCAGCGTTGAGCGCCAATCTTATGATTCTCTGCCTCGCCATCCTCTGATCATTTGTGCTTCACTGGTGCAAAATCCAGCCAATCTAGGGGCGCTATGTCGCACGGTAGAAGCCTTTCGCCTGGTGTCGCTGGTGCTGGCAGATCAGGCGATCGTGCAAACGTCTCCTTTTCGGAATCTCGCCGCCTCAACCCACTACTGGCAACCGATCGAGATTTGTCCGATTGCTCAGTTGTCAGAATGGATAGTGCAGCAGCGCCAAATGGGATATTCTCCGATCGCACTCGATACTCAGCCCACGGCAATTCCCCTCACCCAATTTGCTTTTCCGCAAACCACAATCCTCATTCTGGGGCAAGAACTCACCGGAATTCCTGAAGCGGTTTTAGCGCAGTGCGATCGAGCCGTAACCATTCCTCAGTATGGCTTGGTGGAATCGCTGAATGTGCAAACAGCCGCTGCCATTGCAATTTACCAATATGTGCAGCAGTGGGGCATGGAACGAAGCAAAGCGGCAAAGTTGCTTGAACAACCGATTACGGAACGAAGCGACGAGAAGGACTAA